A single window of Rhodamnia argentea isolate NSW1041297 chromosome 5, ASM2092103v1, whole genome shotgun sequence DNA harbors:
- the LOC115737160 gene encoding polyadenylate-binding protein RBP47-like, translated as MALSGSDGVDPNPQHPNQPQQQWVQQPQSQQQWMMAAAAATSMMQYPAAAMAMMQQQQQQQQQQQMMLYPHHYLPYHYQQLAPQHHPYQSYQQQSYHQKPQQPRQPPPHQQQQGALSSDEAKTIWIGDLHHWMDETYLHSCFSHIGEVFSVKVIRNKQTGQSEGYGFVEFSSRSTAEKVLQSYNGTSMPNTEQPFRLNWAMFSSGDKRLDMGSDLSIFVGDLASDVTDALLQETFAAKYPSVKGAKVVIDSNTGRSKGYGFVRFGDENEKSRAMTEMNGAYCLSRPMRIGVATPKKSSGYQQQYSSQALVLAGGHASIGATSQGSQAHESNNSTIFVGGLDSDVSDEDLRQAFSQFGEVVSVKIPGGKGCGFVHFADRKNAEDAMQELNGTTIGKQSVRLSWGRSTANKQWRTEKSNHWNGSYHGGYANGHAATSNQDSSLHIAAVANGAL; from the exons ATGGCACTGAGCGGAAGCGACGGCGTCGATCCGAACCCGCAGCACCCGAACCAGCCGCAGCAGCAGTGGGTGCAGCAGCCGCAGAGCCAGCAGCAGTGGATGATGGCGGCGGCCGCGGCGACCAGCATGATGCAGTATCCGGCGGCCGCGATGGCGATGatgcagcagcaacagcagcagcagcagcagcagcagatgaTGCTGTATCCGCACCATTACTTGCCTTACCACTACCAGCAACTCGCGCCTCAACATCATCCCTACCAGAGCTACCAGCAGCAGAGCTACCACCAGAAGCCGCAGCAACCGCGTCAGCCGCCGCCACATCAGCAGCAGCAGGGCGCGTTGAGCTCCGACGAGGCCAAGACCATCTGGATCGGCGATCTCCACCACTGGATGGACGAGACTTACCTCCACAGCTGCTTCTCTCACATCGGCGAG GTTTTCTCTGTAAAAGTGATACGTAATAAACAAACTGGTCAGTCAGAGGGGTATGGGTTTGTTGAGTTTAGTTCACGTTCTACAGCAGAGAAAGTCTTACAGAGCTATAATGGCACTTCCATGCCAAATACAGAACAGCCGTTCCGCTTGAATTGGGCAATGTTCAGTTCAGGTGATAAGCGATTGGACATGGGTTCTGACCTTTCCATATTTGTGGGAGATTTGGCTTCGGATGTAACCGATGCTTTACTGCAGGAGACTTTTGCTGCTAAATATCCTTCTGTTAAAGGGGCAAAAGTTGTGATTGATTCAAATACTGGCCGTTCAAAAGGTTATGGATTTGTTAGGTTTGGTGATGAGAATGAGAAGTCAAGGGCCATGACTGAAATGAATGGTGCATATTGCTTAAGTAGGCCCATGCGCATTGGTGTTGCTACCCCAAAGAAATCATCCGGGTATCAGCAACAGTATTCATCACAAG CCTTGGTGTTGGCTGGTGGACATGCATCAATTGGTGCTACTTCGCAAGGATCCCAGGCTCATGAGTCGAACAATTCTACT ATCTTTGTGGGAGGGCTTGACTCGGATGTTAGTGATGAAGATCTCAGGCAGGCATTTTCTCAGTTTGGTGAGGTGGTCTCAGTAAAAATACCTGGTGGAAAAGGATGTGgctttgtgcattttgcagacAG GAAAAATGCGGAGGACGCAATGCAGGAGTTGAATGGCACAACCATCGGCAAGCAGTCTGTTCGTTTATCTTGGGGCAGAAGCACTGCAAACAAGCAG TGGAGAACAGAGAAGAGTAACCACTGGAACGGATCATACCATGGCGGATATGCCAATGGGCATGCTGCTACATCAAACCAGGATTCTAGCCTGCATATTGCGGCGGTGGCTAATGGGGCTTTGTAA
- the LOC115737180 gene encoding transcription factor bHLH95 gives MSGEGDHVTFPWKSPPWDFAKPDNSAGNIGDRLGKKIACSSSHAQAAAAKELDPMPTRKRTRGMIGGEDKSGKGELTASEGKAVGESDHDIHIWTERERRKKMRDMFANLHALLPHIPPKADKSTIVDEAVSHIKNLEDTLQNLQKQKHEKYHCTAVFNCEPSATANSQSLACDSREAFLASQGSASNLPISAASSSASSPVFRHPIAFQTWSSPNVVLNICGDEAMISVCSPKKPGLFTAICYVLEKHKIQVVSAQMSSDYSRSLYMIQAQVAGASDQQTKVLSVEEIYKQAATEIMVWTTS, from the exons atGTCTGGAGAAGGAGATCATGTAACTTTCCCATGGAAGAGCCCACCATGGGATTTTGCAAAGCCTGATAATTCTGCTGGCAACATTGGAGACAGATTGGGTAAGAAGATTGCTTGCTCTAGCTCTCACGCCCAGGCAGCGGCGGCAAAGGAGCTCGACCCAATGCCAACCAGGAAGCGAACCCGCGGCATGATCGGAGGCGAGGACAAGAGCGGAAAAGGCGAGCTCACTGCGAGCGAAGGGAAAGCTGTCGGCGAATCAGACCACGACATACACATatggacagagagagagaggaggaagaagatgagggaCATGTTTGCTAATCTCCATGCTTTGCTCCCTCATATCCCTCCGAAG GCTGACAAATCTACCATAGTGGATGAAGCTGTGAGCCACATCAAAAACCTGGAGGACACTCTTCAAAATCTGCAGAAGCAAAAGCATGAAAAGTACCATTGCACTGCTGTTTTTAACTGCGAGCCGTCGGCCACGGCCAATTCCCAGAGCCTAGCCTGCGATTCGAGGGAGGCTTTCTTGGCCAGTCAAGGGTCTGCCAGCAATTTGCCCATCAGCGCCGCAAGCAGCTCGGCGTCGTCTCCGGTCTTCCGACATCCAATAGCCTTCCAAACTTGGTCTTCCCCCAATGTTGTTCTGAACATCTGCGGCGACGAGGCGATGATCAGTGTCTGCTCGCCGAAAAAACCTGGGCTGTTCACTGCTATCTGCTATGTGTTGGAGAAGCACAAGATCCAAGTGGTATCCGCTCAGATGTCATCGGATTATAGCCGAAGCCTTTACATGATTCAAGCTCAA GTTGCAGGAGCTTCGGACCAACAGACAAAGGTTCTCTCAGTCGAAGAGATATACAAACAAGCTGCGACGGAGATCATGGTCTGGACTACCTCTTGA